Part of the Henckelia pumila isolate YLH828 chromosome 2, ASM3356847v2, whole genome shotgun sequence genome is shown below.
GAAGATGCACAAAGGCAAAGGAGACATGAAGGAACTTCTGGGAGTAAGCCAAGTACCAAGATAGGAGCAAAGGTAGAAGGGAAGGCAGCTGTTGGAAGAAAAAGGGTTGCGGAAGAGATGAACAGGGCTAAGGGACCCTACCCTTACGTACCACTCTCGGTAAGCCTGGAGAAGGCAATGCAAGTCTGTGAGGATAGGCGAGCGCTTGTGAGGCCTCGAAATGCTGAGAAAGGCCCGCGGTTACCGCCATCTGACAAGTTTTGCAACTTTCATCAGGAGTATGGGCATATCACTAATGACTGTCAGAGGCTAGGCGAGGAGGTGCAGAGAATTATTTCTGAGGATGCTCGACTCAGGGCTGAGCTAACTCGGAGGGCAAATCCTTCTCGCCAAGGCCGAGCTCCTCAATGGAGGGATCAGGGAAATGAAGTAAGGGGAAACCAACCTGATCATCAAAGAAGAGCTCCACGAAATGGTCAGGAAGATAGGGTTGAGCAAATTGCAAATCACCCTCATAGGGGCATGATCAATATGATTTCAGGAGGCACTACAGATGGGGATTCAGGAAGGGCTCGCAAAGCTCACGGGCGTAGAttggaaaattttgaggtaaATTCTCAACTTAGCTGTCCTACTGATCCAAACATTAGTTTTGGAAGGGAATATTTAAAGGATGTGGTGGTACCTCATAATAATCCCTTATTGGTCACCTTGACCATAGCTAATTATGATGTGGCTCGCATCTTTGTTGATACTGGTAGCTCAGTAAACATTATCTTCAAAGAAACCCTTGATCAAATGAAGTTGGAAGGATTTGAGTTGGACCCAATCACCACGGAGTTGTATGGGTTCACGGGTCATGCTTTGCAACCGTTGGGACAAATAGTGCTCTCATGATCTCTTGAAAATGGAGAGCAGAGAGTAACCAAAATGGTTTGCTTCACCATGGTGGATGCACCGTCCTCTTTCAATGGAATATTGGGGCACCCTGCCCTGAGTGATTTTTGAGCCGTGGCATCCACCTATCATCAGAAGTTGAAGTTCCCAAGTGGAAGAGAAGTGGGGGTTGTTCGGGGTGATCAGAAGGCAGCTCGGTTGTGTTTTGTGAATGAAGTGAAGATTGATGCAAAGAAGAATAGGAGGGAAGTAGGAATGGTTTCAGTAGGTCGGACATCGAGGGTGTTTGGTCAGAAGGTGCTTCTGATGTCTGGAGAAGGTAATGAGAAGGTGGAATTAAGCCCGGGGGCTCAGATTGTTAAATTAGCCGCTGATCTCATCCCATCAGTGAAGCAAAGATTGGTTGACTGCTTGAAGAAGAACAAGGATGTTTTTGCTTGGTCTGTGTCAGAGCTCAAAGGGGTTAGTGCGGAAATTATGGTTCatcaactcaacactcttgcgGGAGTGAGGCCGATAAAACAGAAGAAGAGACACTTTGGACCAGAAAAGGATAAGGTTATTAAAAAAGAAGTGGATGAGCTCCTTGAGGCAGGACACATTAGGGAAGTGCAGTTCCCTACTTGGTTATCAAATGTGGTCTTGGTCCCTAAGAGCTCAGGAAAGTGGAGGATGTGTGTCGATTTCAGAGACTTGAATAAGGCATGCCCCAAAGATTGTTATCCACTGCCTCGAATCGATCAGTTGGTTGACTCTACGGCAGGTCATCAGTACTTATGCTTCATGGATGCATATCAGGGATATCATCAAATTCCTTTGGCGAAGGAAGATCAGGACAAAGTAAGTTTCACTACCTCTCATGGAACTTTTTGTTATAGAGTGATGCTTTTTGGTTTAAAGAATGCAGGGGCCACTTATCAAAGGCTCATGGACAGAGTGTTTGCCTCCCAAATTGGCAGAAATGTGaaagtttatgtggatgatattctGGTGAAGTCTCAGGATGATGTGGGATTGTTGGCCGACCTTAAGGAGACTTTCTCGACTTTAAAAGCTTATCAGGTGAAACTTAATCCGAAGAAGTGTGTATTTGGAGTTAGAGGAGGTAAGTTTTTGGGGTACATGGTTACTGAAAGGGGGATAGAGCCCAATCCTGAGAAGGTGCAGGCTATCCGATCCATGTCTGCTCCTCGTAATCTGCAAGAAGTTCAGAGGTTGGCAGGAAGGATAGCAGCCTTGTCTCGATTTATATCAAGATCAGCTCATAGAAGTCTACCTTTCTTCAAAGTGCTTCGTAAAACCAAGAAATTTGAATGTGATGATGAATGCGGGAAGGCATTTGATGACCTAAAAAGCTATTTAGCTGAACTCCCTATGTTGGCTAAGGCAATTCCTGGTGAACCATTGTACATCTATTTATCAGCTTTGGAAGGGGCAGTCAGCTCAGTACTTATTAGGCAGGAGGGAGCAGCTCAACACCCTATCTATTTCTTTTCACATGCCCTTAAGGGTGTAGAACTCCGGTATTCGGAGGTGGAAAAGCTAGCGTTAGCCTTGGTTATGACAGCAAGGAAGCTCAGACCTTACTTTCTATCACATCCTATTGTGGTACTGACCCACAACCCTATTGGGAGGATATTGACTCGAGTTGATATTTCGGGAAGATTGGTGAAATGGACTACGAAGCTCAGTGAGTATGACATCCAGTATGAACCAAGGTCAGCCATTAAGGCTCAGGCATTGGCAGATTTTCTGGCCGAAACGAGACATGTGGAAGCAGAGGATTTGTGGAAAGTATATGTTGATGGCTCTTCTAATAATGAAGGATGTGGAGTGGGGGTGTTTTTGATCTCTCCTCGTGGAGATGAGATCAGATTGGCAGTTAGGTTGGATTTTAGAGCTTCTAATAACGAGGCAGAGTATGAGGCTGTGTTAATCGGCCTCCGAGTAGCTAAGCAAGCTGGGGCAGCTCGGGTGCATCTCTACTTTGATTCACAGTTAGTAGCTCAGCAGGTTAATGGAACGTATGAAGTGAAAAATGAGAAGTTGAAGGAATACATGAGGGCGATAGAGGAAGCTCGGGGCCTCTTTGATGAGGTAATGTTTGAAAAAATTCCGAGGGAGAGCAATGAAAAAGCAGATTATCTTGCCAAGATGGCTAGCTCACTTCATAACTGGAAGAACAGAGACGTAGTCGTGCAAGTGGAATTAACACCTTCTACTGAGCTCACACCATTAgctcaggaagagagtgactggAGAAAAGAGCTCTTGGAATACATGGAGAAGGGCAAGTTACCAAAAGATCCAAAGAAAGCATATCGGTTGAAGCAGAGGAGTCTTCGCTTTGTGGTGGTGGAAGGAGTTCTTTATAAGAGGTCATTTTCTGGACCTTTTCTCAAGTGTTTAGGCCCTAAGGAAGCTCATTATGTCCTGAAGGAGATACACGAGGGGTGTTGTGGCAATCACTTGGGGTCTTATTCTCTAGCTCATAAGGTTCTCTTAGCAGGATATTTTTGACCTACTATTTTGAAAGTTGCCATAGCTTTGGTGACTTCTTGTGACAGTTGTCAGCGACATAGCAGACTTCAGCATCAGCCAGCAGCGTTAATGAAAGGAATTGTGGCAGCGTGTCCTTTCGATCAGTGGGGAATGGATATTGTGGGTCCTTTCCCTCCAGCTCCAACTCAAAAGAAATTCTTGTTGGTCGATATTGATTACTTCTCTAAGTGGGTGGAGGCGGAGGCCTTGGCTCGAATTACTGAAGGGGAAGTGCTGAAATTTCTATGAAAGAATATAGTATGCAGATTTGGAGTACCCAGGAAGCTTATTTCTGATAATGGGAGACAGTTTCAAGGGGCTCGAGTGCAAGCTTGGTGTAAAGAAATGAAAATTCAGCAACACTTTACCTCTGTCCATTATCCTCAGAGTAATGGTCAGGTGGAGGTGACTAATAGGTCTTTGGTGCAAAGCTTGAATACGCGCTTGGGAAAAGCCCAGGGAAATTGGGTGAAAGAGCTCCCTAGTGTGTTATGGTCATATCATACCACACCGAGAATTGGAACTGGAGAGACTCCATTTAGTATGGTGTACGGAAATGAGGCCGTCCTGCCAGCAGAAATTGGAGAAGAGTCGGCTCGGATATTTTTCTATGATGAGGAAAATGGAGAAAGGAGAATGGAATACCTAGACTTTTTGGATGAAAAGAGAGAAGCTGCTGCTATCAGAATGGAGGCATACAAGAACAGGATAGCTCGGTCCTATAATCGTCGGGTGCGCAGGAAGGGTTTTCAGGTAGGAGATTTGGTGCTCAGGAGAATTCAGGAGGTGGCTGTAGGGAAGCTCGACCCTAAGTGGGAAGGACCGTACAAGGTGGTGATGAGGCTCAGTTCGGATGCTTAATACCTGGAAGATTTAAAGGGAAAGATGATGAAGAGGCCTTGGAGCGCTTACAATTTACGAAAATATTATTCTTAATGTTGCAAGTACAATTTTCCTTTAAGTTGTAATTCATGCAAGTTACATTCTATTTTTATCTATGAGCAGTTACTTTTTCGGAAATATTGATGTAAATGTGCCttagctcatcaccttagtcacgcctcttaggcccctgactttggttcagctcatcaccttagtcacgcctcttaggcccctgactttggttcagctcatcgccttagtcacgcctcttaggcccctgactttggctcagcttactaccttagtcacgcctcttaggctcgactttggttcagctcccTACCTTAGTCACGTCACCTCGACCCTGATTTTTGGGCTCAGCTCAGTTACAGCACTTTGATTTCAACCCTTAGCCCATTTTAGATACTCAAGTACAAATGGTGTTAGCAGGTTAATTAAACACACACTTGGTAATTATGAGGAGTCACTTCACATTGCTCTCATTTAGATGAGCAGGGAGTCAGGGCAATTTGGTTTGGGAGCTCGTGAGCTCGGGAGCCCATTTAGGCGATCTGAGAACATATGTCAGGTCAGGTTGGAAGTTTGGCTACGGCAGCTTAGCTCGGCTCTGGGAGCGCAGCTCAGCTCGACTCCTGAAGCTCAGCTCAGTTCAACGCCtccgggtgttggtttatttttaaatacgtactttgcccccttagggagctcagctcagttcaacactttcgggtgttggtttatttttaaataagtattttgctccccttagggagctcagctcaattCAACACCtccgggtgttggtttatttttaaataagtactttgctccccttaaggagctcagctcagttcaacacctccgggtgttagtttattttaaaataagtactttgctccccttagggagctcagttCAGTTCAACACTTCCGGGTGTTGGTTTGTTTTTAAATAAGTACTTTGCTTCCCTTAGTGAGCTCAGCTCAGTTCAACACCTCCGGGTGTTGgcttatttttaaataagtactttgctccccttaaggagctcagctcagttcaacgccttcgggtgttagtttatttttaaataagtactttgctccccttaagGGGCTCAACTCAGTTCAACACTTtcgggtgttggtttatttttaaataagtactttgctccccttagggagctcagcttaGTTCAACACTtccgggtgttggtttatttttaaataagtattttgctccccttagggagctcagctcagtttaacgcctccgggtgttagtttatttttaaataagcactttgctccccttagggagctcagctcagttcaacgcctccgggtgttagtttatttttaaatgttaatCTTATCTCCATTcaaggagctcagctcagctcaaaatttttgggtgttaGTTGAGCTTGACACCTTTGGGGGTTAGTTTAGCTCAGCTCTTATTTCCCATTTGTAGGTCAATTCAGATAAATAAAAGAGAAACAATGTAATAAATAAGTTTGCATAGTAAAACGAGAAGTTAAATGTTTACATCCCTCATAACAAAAATCAGTGCTCATTCTCTCCCTCCCCTTCACCCTGCTCAGCCTCGCCCTCACCTTCCTTAACTGGCTCTCCTGAGGTGAGGGAGAGGGCAAACCCATCCAAATCCAGAAAATCTACAGGAACCCTTTCAGGAGGGTAACCTGCCGCCTTGAACTGCTGGGTACAGCTCTCGAACCCTTTCGATAAGTAGCCATAGGCTTGGACAGCAACCTCATCCATGAACTCGTCCGACTTTAGGAAGCCTTCAGCTCCCTTGGCCAGCTCGGTTCGGGACAGCTCTAGCTCTTGGAGAGCTTGAGAAAGCTGATCCTGGGAACCTTTAAGTTCACCCTGCAAGGTTTCCTTCTGCACCTCGGAGACTCGGAGGTCATTCAACTGCTTCAGCCGGTCGGCCTGGAAGCCCATCCGCATCTCCTCCATTTGAGCTCGGAGAGTGGCCACCTCCTTGTTATGAGCCAGCTTTAGAACCTCAAGCTCTTGGTTCAGCTCAGCAAGATGAGTATCAAAACTCCTGCTGTCCTTGATGAGTTGCTTTCGAGCAATGGAAGCTCGGAGGGACACCTCGGCGTTCAGTGCAGCAGCCTGGCATAGGACAGAGATCGTTTTGAGCTGAGTATAAAGTgctaaacttaaattaaatagAGTATAAATCACCTCAGCGGAAGCAGTGTTGGAGCGTTGTAGGAGCTCAGCCCAGTCAAGGTTCTTTACAAAGTCAGCATCGGCTTGAGAAGCATGTCCCGAAGGACTGATCCTGCTGCTGGGGTAGGACCTACCCCCACTATCCGAAGCTCATCATGGTACATGTCAAAAAAATTAGAGCGGCATCGGACCACAGGGGTTTGAGGCTTCTCCGACCTGAACTGCCGAAGAGGCACTACCTCGGGAATGGTAGATTTCCCGAATCCAGCTCTACTATTTTGGGGTGGGGGCTGGATACAGCATGCCTCTTAGAGCCTTTGGAAGGGGCAGAGGATGGATCGGAGGCAGCAGCAGCGCGGGGCGAAGCAGCTTTGGATTTGCCCGAGGTAGCTTCAGCCTTGCTCCATGGCTGAGCTGTTGTCTTCTTCTTCTCTAGCATCCTCTTCATTGCAGCATTCATGACTCTTTTTTCTGAGCAAGTAGAAAGGAGgtcagtaaaaaaaaaaaaaaaaaaaaaagagcaagGGCGGGGAAGGGCCATACCTAAATTTCCTCGGACCGAGACATCGGCCGAGCTGAGCCCATGGTGACAGAGCAGATCTTCTGCCAGAAGGGCAGAAGTATCGAAGCACCTTACCCCTATAGCCCTTAGGGCTCCAGTAAACAACTCCCCCTGTCGAAAGTCCGGGGTAGGAACAGGCAGGAGGGGGAGAGTTTCCCTCCAATCTGAGCATATGTCCCAGGCATCGGAGGGATGAACAAAAAAGAAAGAGTTTTTCCAGTTTTGTTTGAACTAGGAGAGCCcttaaaaaatttacaattaGGTCGGCAAGAGAAGTAAAAAGGGCCCTCCTCAGAGTGTTTGGGGAGCAAAAAGTTACAGATAGTAAAACAAGTTACTTCAAAGCCTAATGTTCTGAAGAGAACTATAAAGCTGCACAAGGTTCGAAAGGAGTTAGGGGTGAACTGCCCTAAGTGAAGCTCATAATAACGGCTGAGTTTCTGGAAGATAAGGGGCAGGGGAAACCTAAGACCAGCTTCTAATTGATCTACATAAAAGGTGTAATATCCCTCTGGGGGATTGTCAGCTCGGTCATCAAGGTCAGGAATAATGAACTCATATTCCTTGGGAGCATGGGATAGAGCTCTTATTTTGTCCTCGTTCGAAGCATCTAGCTCGGAAGGATACAACTCAAACCACGGCGCCGCAGGGACATCAGGGTCATTGCCCAAGTCAACATCTTGAGCTGAGGTCGAGGGGCAAGCAGGGTCCTGGCCTATAGGCTCTCCTGCGGGAGTAAGAGCGAGGGAATCAAATTGATCCACCTCATGGAATACTTTGTCTGAGCTTCCAGAGTGAGCTCATGAAAAAGTGGCCATGAAAGGAATACTTACTTAGGAAGCTCGGAAACTTGGGAGAAAGGTAAGAAAGCGAGGAAGCTTGGAAAAAGGAATTCGAGAGAGAATTTACGGAAGTGAAGAAAGTGAAAATGAAGTTTTCACAGCAAGGGGCTATTTATAGAAATCTCGGGTTAAATCGAACCGTTGAAATTAGACAGGTGTATGGCTCAGATTCTTTGGAAAAGTTACCGTCACCTAGTGCTTGTCAGAGTGACAGCTGGGCTCGGCGGAGCACCTCAGCTCGGCATTATTTTAGGGTCATCTCAGAATAAAAACGAATTTCGAGTCTTTGACCTCAATTCGACTTTTATGGGAGGGACTTGTGATACCAGGAGGAGGAAATCACCTCAACTCATCGATGATCCTAATATAAAAGGAACATCCCTAATCAACCAGAACCGGTTcaggagctcagctcgggagctcggagctcggccaagctccccaCCATAATTCCCAGCTCGGTTCAGGaactcagctcgggagctcggagctcggccaagctccccaCCATAATTCCCAGCTCGGTTCAGGaactcagctcgggagctcggagctcggccaagctccccaccataattcccagctcgggtcgggagatcagctcgggagctcggagctcggccaagctcccccaccataattcccagctcgggtcgggagatcagctcgggagctcggagctcggagctcggccaagctcctccaccataatttccagctcgggtcgggagctcagctcgggagcttgGGGCTCAGCTCAGCCCCAATATTAGTAGGGAGTTAGCTTAGTAAATGGGTTCGACAACCTTGGTGAGCTAGCTaagatgtagtgacccttacccagatcacctactaaacagaacttaggcatgcaattaacttaataaaacagatatcagaataaacttgcggaaaccataaataaatacaatcccaaggaaaggaatctgtaatttatccaaatattatacaaccaaatcgaatagctgtatcaacccaaaacaacagaaataaaacctagacgaagctccagctggccaaccactgcctagcccctcttggatccacccgcctcatccaatcgcaaacctgccccatggaatagggtgtccagaaacacagagtacgagacgtgagcataaaacactcagtacgagagtatgagtatacatgcatgcaaagtgaactccctataaactcgaggtcaaggatcagataacagagacagatcgggccctgttatgtagcacgttgtgccgtcgcttcaggaggtggctcccataccataatactagtggatatgccggacccaaatcgatggaagtccaaccactaacaggatagggaaaaaccctactaacagacatctcgaaggagatagctcagtatgcaaatgaatgcagcataaatcaatgacatataaaccatgcagtcacataatacatgcatactcagtcaggatatctcgaacagtactttcgtatctCAAATAATaagcaagtgctatcagccctaagtccacgcctataatccgcgctactttgccaaatgatattactatcattatagcgctctaaaagccttaactaagctaaagcatactcctaaatatttttaggaagcaaaagctataccttcgtctgtcgttagccctttgctgtcgagtgcctcaaaactaggccacagctccgctacgacgcctggatcgctatgccactttcggattcccgatgggacgcttagaattccctagatctgaatttgaaggctaaggaatcgagagagaagaggtgattggtgcgtctaaatctgaatctcggccctcctatttatagacggagttcggatcgtccgaactggacttcggagcgttcgaacgcgatcggaccatccgatcttgtcttcgggtcgtccgaacacaatattacgtcattgcttacgtcagcatgatGACGTCACCCATGACGACtatcggcagcacgttcggagcatccgaaccactcttcggatcgtccgaaccctaacttc
Proteins encoded:
- the LOC140878339 gene encoding uncharacterized protein, whose amino-acid sequence is MAGRGRGRGRGGGNVADMTVDQLSQFITQTVQTAMGQNPPPPPPPLGGQPNQMDAMWEEIMRLGRQVGGRPGPIQRESPFARAILDEELPANFKQPTLGEYDGSSDPEEHLGRFENAALLHRYTDAIKCRVFLTTLQSKVEPLREYVQLFNTAALEVPAATADTLVNSFTQGLRGGEFFKSLVKKPPLTYDELLSQAEKYVNLEDAQRQRRHEGTSGSKPSTKIGAKVEGKAAVGRKRVAEEMNRAKGPYPYVPLSVSLEKAMQVCEDRRALVRPRNAEKGPRLPPSDKFCNFHQEYGHITNDCQRLGEEVQRIISEDARLRAELTRRANPSRQGRAPQWRDQGNEVRGNQPDHQRRAPRNGQEDRVEQIANHPHRGMINMISGGTTDGDSGRARKAHGRRLENFEVNSQLSCPTDPNISFGREYLKDVVVPHNNPLLVTLTIANYDVARIFVDTGSSVNIIFKETLDQMKLEGFELDPITTELYGFTGHALQPLGQIKLKFPSGREVGVVRGDQKAARLCFVNEVKIDAKKNRREVGMVSVGRTSRVFGQKVLLMSGEGNEKVELSPGAQIVKLAADLIPSVKQRLVDCLKKNKDVFAWSVSELKGVSAEIMVHQLNTLAGVRPIKQKKRHFGPEKDKVIKKEVDELLEAGHIREVQFPTWLSNVVLVPKSSGKWRMCVDFRDLNKACPKDCYPLPRIDQLVDSTAGHQYLCFMDAYQGYHQIPLAKEDQDKVSFTTSHGTFCYRVMLFGLKNAGATYQRLMDRVFASQIGRNVKVYVDDILVKSQDDVGLLADLKETFSTLKAYQVKLNPKKCVFGVRGGKFLGYMVTERGIEPNPEKVQAIRSMSAPRNLQEVQRLAGRIAALSRFISRSAHRSLPFFKVLRKTKKFECDDECGKAFDDLKSYLAELPMLAKAIPGEPLYIYLSALEGAVSSVLIRQEGAAQHPIYFFSHALKGVELRYSEVEKLALALVMTARKLRPYFLSHPIVVLTHNPIGRILTRVDISGRLVKWTTKLSEYDIQYEPRSAIKAQALADFLAETRHVEAEDLWKVYVDGSSNNEGCGVGVFLISPRGDEIRLAVRLDFRASNNEAEYEAVLIGLRVAKQAGAARVHLYFDSQLVAQQVNGTYEVKNEKLKEYMRAIEEARGLFDEVMFEKIPRESNEKADYLAKMASSLHNWKNRDVVVQVELTPSTELTPLAQEESDWRKELLEYMEKGKLPKDPKKAYRLKQRSLRFVVVEGVLYKRSFSGPFLKCLGPKEAHYVLKEIHEGCCGNHLGCQRHSRLQHQPAALMKGIVAACPFDQWGMDIVGPFPPAPTQKKFLLVDIDYFSKWVEAEALARITEGEVLKFL